The genomic DNA CGTGTCGTGACCATCGAGGACCTCGGGTTCGGCCGGCGCGGGCGTGTGGGGAAGCGGAAGGAAGTCGGGACGGAACACAATCCCGACGGACTGCCGTGGGCGCCCGAACGGACGGCAGCGGTCCTCACCGAATTCACGGGAATGGACCTCATGCTCAACCGACGCGGCTTGGTGAGCGCGGGCGCCGCGCTCGCCGCAGGATCGACCATCACCGGCCCCATGCACGACTGGCTGCACACCGACCCCGTGTTGGCGGCCGACGCTCCACGGATCGACGATCCCTTCCACGCGGACCCGGCCGGCTTCGACCGGTACGAGGCCGCGCCCATCGGGTCGGAGGAGATCGAAGCGCTCGAACGGTCCGTCGAGGTGTTCCGCGCCTGGGACGCCTCCCGGGGCGGCGGACTCCAGCGCAAGGCGGTCGTGGGCCAGCTCAACGAGGTGGGCGGCATGCTCGCCTACCGCCACCCCGACCATCTGCAGCGCCGCCTCTGGGGTGTTGCAGCCAACCTCGCCGTACTCGCCGGATGGATGTCCCACGACATCGGTCTCGAACCCACCGCCCAGAAGTACTTCGTCATCGCCGCCCATGCGGCACGCGAGGGCGGCGACCGCCCGCGCGCGGGCGAGGCGCTCTCCCGGGCGGCCCGTCAGATGGTCCACCTGGGCCGTCCCGACGACGCGCTGGACCTGATGAAGCTCGCCAAGTCGGGCTCCGGGGACATGGTGCTGCCACGCACCCAGGCGATGTTGCACACCATCGAGGCCTGGGCGCAGGCGTCCATGGGCCGCGGCCAGGCCATGCGCCGCACGCTCGGCAAGGCCGAGGAGCTCTTCGTATCGGACAAGAGTGATGTGCCGCCGCCCAGTTGGATGCAGCTGTTCGACGAGGCGGATCTGCACGGCATGCAGGCTCTGGCGTTCCGTACGCTCGCCGAGCACGATCCGTCGGTGGCCATCATCGCCCAGCGCCACGCCAAGCAGGCCTTGGAACTGCGCGCCAACGGGCGCCAGCGCTCCAAGATCTTCGACTACATCTCGCTCGCCTCGGCGTGCTTCATCGCCGACGACCCGGAGCAGGCCGACCGATACGCGCGGCTCGCCCTGGTGACGATGGGGGAGACCTCCTCGCACCGAACCTGGGACCGGCTGCGCGAGATGTACCGGCTCACCGGGCAGTTCGCCGGGTACGCGAAGATCGAGGACCTGCGTGAGGAGATCCATCTCGCGATGCCGCAGAGCTCCGTGATCAAGCGGCCGAGAAGCTCGGAGATCTGATCCGGGGGCGCTGCGACGACAGGGCGCCGATCACCCACCGTCCTAGCTCCGCACCACGCGAGGCAGGCAGCTTCTGCCTGCGTCCCTGTGCTGTGCAGTCGCGCTCCTGACCCGACCCGGGCTCACATCCCGATACGGGCGACCAGCACGCATGCGTCGTCCAGGCGCTCGGTGCCACCGAACTCCTCGACGACCGTCCGTACGCAGTCCTGGGCCGTGCGCGCCTCGGCGAAGCGCGGTGCGAGTGCGAGCAGCGCCTCCGGGCCCACCCCCCGGTCGCTGCGGCGGGTCAGTCCGTCGGTGTGCAGAACCAGCACGTCGCCGGGCAGCAGGGTCACTTCGTCCTGCTCGTACGCCACCGAGGAGGCGGCGCCGAGCAGCACCCCGTCCGGTGATGGCAGGGGTCGTCCCGCTCCGTCGCGGAACAGCATCGGTGCGGGGTGACCGGCCTGTGCCCAGGCGAGAGTGCGGGTCACGGGGTCGAAACGGCAGCACAGCGCACTGCCGAGCGCGGGCTGCACGGAGGCTTCGAGTAATTGGTTGAGGTGGCCCATCAGGGCGCCCGGCTCGATGCCTGCCACCGCCATCCCGCGCAGCGCACCCAGCAGCATCGCCATGGCCGAGGTGGCCGGGATGCCGTGACCGGTCAGATCGCCGACCGTGAGCAGTGTCCTGCCGTCCGGCAGCTCCAGTGCGTCGTACCAGTCGCCGCCGATCAGATCACTGGCATCCGACGGCAGGTAGCGGGCCGCGACGTCCAGTGCGCCGGTTCCGCGCTGCGGGAGCAGCAGCGAGCCGCGCCATGCAGGGAGTACGGCCTCCTGGAGCTCGACCGCCATACGACGCTCGGTCTGCGCCATGTGCTGCTGGCGTCGTAAGGTGTCGCCGGTCTGGCGCACCACGCGCTGGCTGCGCCGCAGTTCGCTGACATCCCGCAGGACGGCCCACATGGAGGCGGTGCAACCGTCCGCGTCGAGAACGGGCTCGCCCATCATGTGCAGGGTGCGCATCCGGCCGTCGGTCCGCAGGATGCGGAACTCGCCGTCTATCGGCCTCCCGTCGACCAGGCAGTCCGTCACCAGTGTGGTGAGCAGTGGCTGGTCCTCGGGGAACAGCACGGACGGGAGCTCGTCGAGCGACAGCGGTCCCGCCTGCGGGGGCCGGCCGAAGATCTCGAACAACTCCTCCGACCAACTGACCTCGTCGGTCAGCAGATTCCACTCGGCGCTGCCCACCCGGCTCAGCAGCGCACCGGCCTGCGGCTCGGCGACGTCCGCCTGCTGTGCCCGTTCCGCGTCCTCTGCCGGCTGCTCCCCCGACCCGGGCGGCGGGCCTTCCTTGAGCTGTCCCAGATGCGTGCCGAGATCGTCGAGATGATGGACGGCCAGCTCGCAGAGCGCGCGCTGCCAGCGCAGCTGCGGATCGTCCTCGTCGACCAACACCGTGTCCCGCCGCACGGCATCCACGTCTCCGCGCAGCCGACGGGTCCGGTTGATCAACAGGTCGACGGCATCGCGCTCGGGAGGCTGTGGGGCGGGGCGGTCCGCGGACACATGGGACGGCATCTCGTACTCCGATACAGGCGCGGCACAACCAGGTCTGAAGGGTGGACCGAAGACGACTGTGGCACAGGCTGCGGGAGCCCGTAAGTAGTTTGGCAACACTCGATACGGTGTTGCTTCTGGCATATGCCACAGGCTGCGCAGAGCCCCGGTTCTTCGAACAGCCTTGCCTTCCACGGCCGTTGATGCAAGTCATCCGGCGCGTGCGGCTCGCCGCGCGCCTGCGCGCGCCGTTCCTGCGCGGGTCGCCGCACCTGATCGGGGCATATGCGCTGGAGCCTTCGACGCTGAGCTGACACGCCGTCGGGCCGTGGCCCGGGCTTGCCGGGCTGCGGAGGCCCGTCCGCCACGTGTGCACGGCGGCGCTCGCGACGGTGATCACGACCTCGGGTCCGGTGCAGGGCCTGAAGGCGGGGAGGTCGATGTGTGGACGGGCGCGCGCGTGGATCTTCCCGGTTCGTCATGGGGTCGGGCTTTCGGTACCCGGTGTCCAAGGCTGGATCCCTCTCGATCTCGGTCCCTCCGTGCGGGCGTCCGGGACGGGAATGCGGCCCGGCCCTCTCGCGTTACAGCACCAGAACGAAAACGACACCCATTCCCGTAAGGGTTGGATGGGGTCGGTGAGAGCGTCCGGAGGTGCCCATGGCACGCAGTGAAGCCCGCCCCGTCGTCACTCTGAGGTCGACCGCCGGCACGGGTCAGACCTATGTGACACGGAAGAGCCGTCGCAACAATCCCGACCGGCTGGTTCTGCGCAAGTTCGACCCCACCGCCGGGCAGCACGTCCTCTTCCGCGAGGAACGCTGACCCGTCGGGCACGGTCGGCAGCGATAGTCCTCCCCGTCCATGACGCCAAGGAAGGAACACATATGAAGCCCCGCATCCACCCCGTCTCCCGGCAGGTCGTCTTCCGCGACCGCGCCGCGGGGGTCGCCTTCCTGACCCGTTCGACCGCTGACGCCGACCAGCGTGTGGAGTGGGAGGACGGCAACAGCTACCCGGTCATCGATGTGGAGACCTCGTCCGCCAGTCATCCGTTCTACACCGGGACCGACCGGGTGGTGGACGCGGCCGGACGGATCGAGCAGTTCCGGCGCCGCTACGGAACGACGCAGCCC from Streptomyces sp. NBC_01707 includes the following:
- a CDS encoding PP2C family protein-serine/threonine phosphatase, with the protein product MPSHVSADRPAPQPPERDAVDLLINRTRRLRGDVDAVRRDTVLVDEDDPQLRWQRALCELAVHHLDDLGTHLGQLKEGPPPGSGEQPAEDAERAQQADVAEPQAGALLSRVGSAEWNLLTDEVSWSEELFEIFGRPPQAGPLSLDELPSVLFPEDQPLLTTLVTDCLVDGRPIDGEFRILRTDGRMRTLHMMGEPVLDADGCTASMWAVLRDVSELRRSQRVVRQTGDTLRRQQHMAQTERRMAVELQEAVLPAWRGSLLLPQRGTGALDVAARYLPSDASDLIGGDWYDALELPDGRTLLTVGDLTGHGIPATSAMAMLLGALRGMAVAGIEPGALMGHLNQLLEASVQPALGSALCCRFDPVTRTLAWAQAGHPAPMLFRDGAGRPLPSPDGVLLGAASSVAYEQDEVTLLPGDVLVLHTDGLTRRSDRGVGPEALLALAPRFAEARTAQDCVRTVVEEFGGTERLDDACVLVARIGM
- the rpmG gene encoding 50S ribosomal protein L33, with amino-acid sequence MARSEARPVVTLRSTAGTGQTYVTRKSRRNNPDRLVLRKFDPTAGQHVLFREER
- a CDS encoding type B 50S ribosomal protein L31, whose translation is MKPRIHPVSRQVVFRDRAAGVAFLTRSTADADQRVEWEDGNSYPVIDVETSSASHPFYTGTDRVVDAAGRIEQFRRRYGTTQPAGH